From the Manis pentadactyla isolate mManPen7 chromosome 7, mManPen7.hap1, whole genome shotgun sequence genome, one window contains:
- the CLN8 gene encoding protein CLN8 has translation MCLVSDGGTPEGVFNLDYTSWETRWALAATGFAFYLGVFVICHQLSSSLNATYCSLVAKEKVFWNLAATRAVFGVQSTAAGLWALLVDPILQADKVHGQQNWCWFQVATATGFFFFENVAVHLSNALFRTFDLFLVTHHLFAFLGFLGSAVNLQAGHYLAMATLLLEMSTPFTCVSWMLLKAGWSDSLLWKLNQWLMIHMFHCRMVLTYHMWWVCFWHWDGLARSLYRPHFVLFLAGLSLLTLVLNPYWTHKKTQQLLSPVDWNFAPPDTGANGPRLPKKVQ, from the exons ATGTGTCTTGTGAGTGACGGCGGGACACCAGAGGGCGTCTTCAACCTGGACTACACCTCATGGGAAACTCGCTGGGCACTGGCGGCCACAGGGTTTGCCTTTTACCTGGGCGTCTTTGTCATCTGCCACCAGCTGTCGTCCTCCCTGAACGCCACTTACTGCTCCCTGGTGGCCAAGGAGAAAGTGTTCTGGAACCTGGCGGCCACCCGGGCCGTGTTTGGTGTGCAGAGCACTGCAGCGGGCCTGTGGGCTCTGCTGGTGGACCCCATACTTCAGGCTGATAAGGTGCATGGTCAGCAGAACTGGTGCTGGTTTCAAGTGGCCACAGCAACTGGCTTCTTTTTCTTCGAGAACGTGGCGGTCCACCTGTCCAACGCACTCTTCCGGACGTTCGACCTGTTCTTAGTGACCCACCACCTCTTTGCCTTCCTCGGGTTTCTTGGCTCAGCGGTCAACCTCCAAGCAGGCCACTATCTCGCCATGGCCACACTGCTTCTGGAGATGAGCACCCCCTTCACCTGCGTGTCCTGGATGCTCCTGAAG GCCGGCTGGTCCGACTCCCTGCTGTGGAAGCTGAACCAGTGGCTGATGATCCACATGTTCCACTGCCGCATGGTCCTGACCTACCACATGTGGTGGGTGTGCTTCTGGCACTGGGACGGCCTGGCACGCAGCCTGTACCGGCCCCACTTCGTGCTCTTCCTGGCGGGGCTGAGCCTGCTCACGCTTGTCCTCAACCCCTACTGGACCCACAAGAAGACCCAGCAGCTGCTCAGCCCCGTGGACTGGAACTTCGCGCCACCGGACACCGGGGCCAACGGCCCGCGGCTCCCCAAGAAGGTGCAGTAG